TCTTCGACGACGGAAAGGGCGGCCGCGTCGCGCACGTCACCGCCGACATGGGACTGATGTTCCAGTCGATCCAGCTGGAGGTGCTGCGCAGGCTGCGGGCCCGCTTCGGCGACGTCTACCACGAGGGCAACGTGCTCATCGGCGCCTCGCACACCCACGTCGCACCGGGCGGCACCTCCGGCCACCTCATGGTCGACCTGACCACTGTCGGCTTCCGGCCCATCACGTTCGAGGCGACCGTCGCCGGCATCGTCCTGGCCATCGAGCGCGCCGACGCCGACATGGCGCCCTCCCGCATCGCCCTGACCCGCGGGACCGTCGCCGACGCCGGCGTCAACCGCTCCAAGGCCGCGTTCGACCGGAACCCCGACTCCGACAAGTCGGTGTTCCCCGACGGGGTGGACCGCGAGTCCGTGACCCTGCACGTGCTTCGCGACGGCGGGGCGGTCGGCCTGATCAACTGGTACGGCATCCACCCGACGACGTTCGGGCCCGAGCACAAGATCGTCTCGGGCGACAACAAGGGCTACGCCGCCTGGCTCGCCGAGCACAAGGCCGGCGTCGACCATTCCAACCCGGCCGACGCGCCGTACGTCGCGGCTTTCGCCATGTCGACGCCCGGCGACGTCAGCCCCAACCACGGCCTGGAGCCCAACACCGGCCCGGCCGCAGGCAACGAATACGAATCGGCGCGGATCCTCGGCCGGCGGCAGCTGGACGGCGTCGCGGGCCGCGCGATCGCGTTGGCCGGCGGCGGCATCGACTCCCGCCACCGGTGGGTGGACATGCGCGACGTCAAGATCGAGGGGCGGTTCACCCCGGACGGCCAGCCGGGGACGACGGGCCCGGCGATCCTGGGCGCCGCCTTCGCGGCATCCTCGCAGGAGGACGGCGGTGGCGAACCCGCGCTCGGCTTCAACGAGGGCTCCCGCGGCGGCACGCCCTGGGTGCAGCAGGTCAATAAGGTCGCCGTGCCCGCGTCCGCATCGGCGATCCACGGCGCCAAGGAGAACCTGCTGCCCGTCGGCTACATCCCCGGCATGGTGCAGCAGACCCACCTGTTCCACCTGCACCGCATCGGCGGCATCGTCATCGCATCGCTGGCGTTCGAGCCGACCGTCGTCGCCGGGCTGCGCATGCGCCGCGCCATCGCCGAAGCGCTCGACGTTCCCATGGAGGTCGTCATCGTCCAGGGTTACGTGTCCGGCTACGGCCACTACATGACCACCCCGGAAGAGTACGACCAGCAGGACTACGAGGGCGGGGCCACGATCTTCGGGCGCCTGACGCTGCCCGCCGCCACCCAGATCCTCGATGGCCTGGCCACGGCGATGGCCTCCGGGGTGCCCGTCGACGCGGGCGCCGCCGAAGGTGACCTGACCGGGAAGATCCCGCCGTCGCCCGTGGGCAGCCCGCTGGTCGACGTCGCCCCCGCCGGCAAGCGGTTCGGCGAGGTCCTGACCGCCCCCGACGGCCCGGTCGCCGCGGGAACGGCGGTGGCCGTCGCGTTCGCCGGCGCCAACCCGAATTCGGATCTTCGGCATGAATCGGGGTTCCTGTCCGTCGAAAAGCAGGACGGGACCCGGATCGCCGACGATTCGCACGAGGCGACCGTGATCGAATTCGCCGTCGATGGAGCGTCGACCACCACGACCATCACCTGGGACACAGCCGGGGCCGAGCCGGGCGACTACGTCATCCGGTACCGGGGGTCGGCCCGGGGCATCGGCGGCGACCTGAGCCCCTTCGAGGGCGAAGCCCCGGTCACCGTGGAATGACCGGCGGACGACTCGCCGGAAGGTCCGCCCTGCGGGCGATACCCCGAAGATTTACACTGGGATACCTGTTTGACCTACGAATGGAGTCCACATGACCGATGACAAGGGCCGCCCCGACGGCGGCAACGCAAACGGCGGCGAAGGCGCCGCCGACGGCAATGGGCGGGATCCGTACGGTCAAAGCCACGGATACGGCCAGAACGGGAATCAGGGGCAGGATCCCTACGGATCCCAGGGGCACGGCCAGACCGGTTACGGGCAGCAGGGCTACGGCCAGGATGCGTATGGCCAGCAGGGATACGACCAGAACGCATACGGTCAGCAGGGCCAGCAGGGGTACGGCCAGCAAGGATACGACCAGAACGCATACGGTCAGCAGGGCCAGCAGGGCTACGCCCAGCAGGGATATGGCCAGGATGCCTACGGCCAGCAGGGCTACGGCCACGCCGGGTACCAGGGCCACGACCAGTCCGGCTACCAGGCCTACGGCGCTTACCAGGGCGAGGGGCAGTGGGGCCAGCAGTCCTTCGGCGATCCCGGCCCCGGTGTGGCGCAGCCCGGCGGTGAATTGCCGCCGACGTCGCCGGTGATGTCCGGCCCGTCCCAATTCAACGTCACCCAGCCGATCTCGACCGCCTTCAGGCGCGTCAACGCGAACATCGGCCCGTGGCTCGGGTTCTCGGCGGCTGCGGGCGCCGTGTTCCTCGCCGCCTACACGGTGTTCGCTTTTTTCTTCATCGGAACCGCCATGACGACCGTCAACATCATCGATGGCGCCTCGTCCGATCCCTCTTCCATAGTCTCCCGTTGGGGC
This genomic stretch from Corynebacterium hansenii harbors:
- a CDS encoding neutral/alkaline non-lysosomal ceramidase N-terminal domain-containing protein yields the protein MNDAIRRIPTMPRRAFLGASAAATAMGAALAANLGGPATANARPAADGGSGATSSVPMTVGRGMADMTGEPLGAGMNGYAVPSQQAAGLRQRQFARAFVFDDGKGGRVAHVTADMGLMFQSIQLEVLRRLRARFGDVYHEGNVLIGASHTHVAPGGTSGHLMVDLTTVGFRPITFEATVAGIVLAIERADADMAPSRIALTRGTVADAGVNRSKAAFDRNPDSDKSVFPDGVDRESVTLHVLRDGGAVGLINWYGIHPTTFGPEHKIVSGDNKGYAAWLAEHKAGVDHSNPADAPYVAAFAMSTPGDVSPNHGLEPNTGPAAGNEYESARILGRRQLDGVAGRAIALAGGGIDSRHRWVDMRDVKIEGRFTPDGQPGTTGPAILGAAFAASSQEDGGGEPALGFNEGSRGGTPWVQQVNKVAVPASASAIHGAKENLLPVGYIPGMVQQTHLFHLHRIGGIVIASLAFEPTVVAGLRMRRAIAEALDVPMEVVIVQGYVSGYGHYMTTPEEYDQQDYEGGATIFGRLTLPAATQILDGLATAMASGVPVDAGAAEGDLTGKIPPSPVGSPLVDVAPAGKRFGEVLTAPDGPVAAGTAVAVAFAGANPNSDLRHESGFLSVEKQDGTRIADDSHEATVIEFAVDGASTTTTITWDTAGAEPGDYVIRYRGSARGIGGDLSPFEGEAPVTVE